A stretch of Candidatus Bathyarchaeota archaeon DNA encodes these proteins:
- a CDS encoding polysaccharide deacetylase family protein: MGLVILTFDIEDFINPVSVKALEKILILLKRYSLRAIFFVTGHLAEKLSSLPLIVEMLEGHEIGYHSSSHSVRPTI, encoded by the coding sequence ATGGGGCTAGTAATTTTAACTTTCGATATCGAGGACTTTATAAATCCTGTTTCTGTTAAAGCTTTAGAAAAAATATTGATACTTCTAAAAAGATACTCCCTTAGAGCTATATTTTTTGTAACAGGACATTTGGCCGAAAAACTTTCCTCCCTACCTCTCATAGTTGAGATGCTTGAAGGCCACGAGATAGGCTATCATTCTTCTTCTCACTCCGTCAGACCCACAATAC